CGGGTGAAGCCATGGGCACCCTTCGTGGAGGTGCACCTGTCCGAGGGCGTGGAGGCCTACGTGACACCAGCTGGAGAGGAGCGGGTGGGGGTGGCCTTCCTCTGGGCGGACGGGCTGGCGGAGCGCATCGGCTTCGAGTCGCTGCTCGCGCGCTTTCCGGTGCTGGCCGAGCGGGTGTCGGGGTTGGAGCCGGACTCGAAGGCGCGGGGGGCGGGGCCGCTGGCGCGGGCGGCGCGGGCGCGGGTGGCGGAGCGGTTCGCGCTGGTGGGGGACGCGGCGGGCTACGTGGACGCGGTGACGGGGGAGGGGTTGTCCCTGGCCTTCACGTGCGCCGAGGCGCTGGGAAACCTGTTGCCCGATGCCCTGGCGAAGGGCGCGACGCGCGAGTCCCTGCTGCCCTACGAGCGGGTGTTCCAGCGGGCGTTCCGCAAGTACGCGTGGCTGACGCGGAGCATGTTGCTGCTGGCGGGCACGCCAGGGCTGCGCCGGCCGCTGGTCCGCTGGCTGGGCAGGAGCCCGCGTGTCTTCGAGCTCCTCCTGGCCCACGCCATCGTGTAGCGCGCGATGTTCCGGGCTGGCTGGCGGGGC
This is a stretch of genomic DNA from Archangium violaceum. It encodes these proteins:
- a CDS encoding NAD(P)/FAD-dependent oxidoreductase, with protein sequence MSAWDVAVVGGGPAGLAVALTTARRGLRTVVLERATVPPDKACGEGLMPSGVAALERFGALALLDKRECAPFVGIRYVQEDGSGAEGRLPSPGGLGVRRVALVTAMAARARALGVELRERCAVVGQRRMADGWEVATAEGPLRARMLVAADGLASPLRRAEGLELEVAGPRRFGLRRHFRVKPWAPFVEVHLSEGVEAYVTPAGEERVGVAFLWADGLAERIGFESLLARFPVLAERVSGLEPDSKARGAGPLARAARARVAERFALVGDAAGYVDAVTGEGLSLAFTCAEALGNLLPDALAKGATRESLLPYERVFQRAFRKYAWLTRSMLLLAGTPGLRRPLVRWLGRSPRVFELLLAHAIV